In one window of Deinobacterium chartae DNA:
- a CDS encoding alanyl-tRNA editing protein, with protein MKPLYHQQPFATRFRSRVTALEGRRVALEASLFYPEGGGQNADAGELRWATGSARVTDVQKSGGQVWHTLEGDLPTPGLEVEGEIDADRRLRHSQRHTAEHLLAQAFLRVNPAFRVQAVSMRSEECSLDLEGDPTPEDAEAAERTVMNAVYRDLRISDLEVPEAELAHFPLRRPPQVSGRVRLVLVHDPQEPSGYWEVSACGGTHLSSTALAGPIVVLRLERVHGSLTRVFFSAGLEAHARLTHTYRTARDLARSFSSGIDQLTERVEALRASALEDARKLARTQEQLAGFLVHQAPQELLSAGRVRILKLEDEALIKPVSQALTQLPETLGVVYTVSGRLAVTSTLPRPAREVLTEILRAAGGRGGGSPTLAQGSAPAEALAGAVTDWLNQTRPS; from the coding sequence ATGAAACCCCTTTACCACCAACAACCGTTCGCAACCCGTTTCCGTTCGCGCGTCACCGCCCTCGAGGGCAGGCGGGTGGCCCTCGAGGCCTCGCTGTTTTACCCCGAAGGCGGCGGCCAGAACGCCGATGCCGGCGAGCTGCGCTGGGCCACAGGCAGCGCGCGCGTCACCGACGTGCAAAAAAGCGGCGGTCAGGTGTGGCACACCCTCGAGGGCGACCTGCCCACGCCGGGCCTCGAGGTCGAAGGCGAGATCGACGCCGACCGCCGCCTGCGCCACAGCCAGCGCCACACCGCCGAGCACCTGCTCGCCCAGGCCTTCTTGCGCGTCAACCCGGCTTTCCGGGTGCAGGCGGTCTCGATGCGCTCCGAGGAGTGCAGCTTAGACCTCGAGGGCGACCCCACTCCCGAAGACGCCGAGGCAGCCGAGCGTACGGTGATGAACGCCGTGTACCGCGACCTGCGCATCTCGGATCTCGAGGTGCCCGAAGCCGAGCTGGCACACTTCCCGTTGCGCCGCCCGCCGCAAGTGTCCGGCCGGGTGCGCCTGGTGCTGGTTCACGACCCACAGGAGCCCTCGGGCTACTGGGAGGTCAGCGCCTGCGGCGGTACGCACCTCTCCTCCACCGCGCTGGCCGGACCGATCGTGGTGCTGCGCCTCGAGCGCGTGCACGGCAGCCTGACCCGCGTGTTCTTCTCGGCGGGCCTCGAGGCTCACGCGCGCCTGACCCACACCTACCGCACGGCCCGCGACCTGGCGCGCAGCTTCTCCAGCGGCATCGACCAGTTGACCGAACGGGTAGAGGCCCTGCGCGCCAGCGCCCTCGAGGACGCGCGCAAGCTCGCGCGCACCCAGGAACAACTGGCCGGTTTTCTCGTTCACCAGGCTCCTCAAGAGCTGCTCAGCGCGGGCCGGGTGCGGATCTTGAAACTCGAGGACGAGGCGCTGATCAAGCCGGTCTCGCAGGCCCTGACCCAGCTGCCCGAGACGCTGGGCGTGGTTTATACCGTCAGCGGCCGACTGGCCGTGACCAGCACCCTGCCGCGCCCGGCTCGCGAGGTATTGACCGAGATCCTGCGCGCCGCAGGCGGGCGCGGCGGCGGTAGCCCCACCCTGGCCCAGGGCAGCGCCCCCGCTGAAGCCCTGGCGGGCGCGGTGACCGACTGGCTGAATCAGACGCGCCCCTCCTGA